In the Euphorbia lathyris chromosome 5, ddEupLath1.1, whole genome shotgun sequence genome, one interval contains:
- the LOC136229326 gene encoding uncharacterized protein: MFLKFRVFFHHLKSTQHYNINPYFALFRYCHFYSKSGLNPSSSITTLAPIKSQNNVAIFWDLDNKPPKSFPPYEAALKLIKAASSFGAVRYMIAYANRHAFSHVPGIVREQRRERKLLNQLENKGVIKAVEPYLCRVCGRKFYTNEKLTNHFKQIHEREQQKRLNQIESARGKRRVNLVGKYAMKMEKYKNAARDVLTPKVGYGLADELKRAGFLVRAVSDKPQAADIALREHMVDLMDKRRAECLVLVSDDSDFVGVLKEAKLRCLKTVVVGDISDGALKRVSDAAFSWQDILMGKAKKEAVSVVGRWKDHDILKRLEWTYNLEEEKDLYGVVCDHHDESDDGDFNCIVEKDEVDLLEKEAGGAWWELNSDPESTC, from the coding sequence ATGTTTCTCAAGTTTCGTGTCTTTTTCCACCACTTAAAGTCAACACAGCATTACAATATAAACCCATATTTTGCGTTGTTTAGATATTGTCATTTTTATTCGAAATCGGGTTTGAATCCTTCAAGCTCAATAACTACTCTAGCACCTATAAAATCTCAGAACAATGTTGCAATTTTCTGGGATTTGGATAATAAACCTCCCAAGTCATTTCCACCATATGAGGCTGCTTTGAAGCTCATAAAGGCAGCATCCTCATTTGGGGCTGTCAGATACATGATAGCCTATGCTAATAGGCATGCATTTAGTCATGTACCGGGTATTGTGAGGGAGCAAAGAAGGGAGAGGAAATTGTTGAACCAGTTAGAAAATAAGGGTGTGATTAAAGCAGTAGAACCATATCTATGTCGAGTTTGTGGGAGAAAATTTTATACCAATGAGAAATTAACTaatcattttaagcaaattcaCGAGCGTGAACAACAGAAGAGGCTGAATCAGATAGAATCAGCAAGAGGGAAGAGGAGAGTGAACTTAGTTGGCAAGTATGCAATGAAGATGGAGAAATATAAGAATGCAGCCAGAGATGTTTTGACCCCGAAAGTGGGATATGGCTTGGCAGATGAGTTGAAAAGGGCAGGGTTTTTGGTTAGGGCTGTATCCGATAAGCCACAGGCTGCGGACATTGCATTGAGGGAGCACATGGTGGATCTGATGGACAAGAGGAGAGCAGAGTGTTTGGTGCTTGTATCTGATGACTCGGATTTTGTTGGTGTGCTCAAGGAAGCTAAACTGAGATGTTTAAAAACAGTTGTAGTTGGGGATATAAGTGATGGGGCATTGAAGAGGGTTTCTGATGCCGCATTTTCATGGCAGGATATTTTGATGGGAAAGGCTAAGAAGGAGGCTGTGTCTGTTGTGGGGCGATGGAAGGACCATGACATTTTGAAGAGATTGGAGTGGACTTACAACCTAGAGGAGGAGAAAGATTTGTATGGCGTCGTATGTGATCATCACGATGAGAGTGATGATGGAGATTTCAATTGTATTGTTGAGAAAGACGAGGTCGATTTGCTGGAGAAGGAAGCTGGAGGTGCTTGGTGGGAGCTGAATTCTGATCCTGAATCTACTTGTTGA
- the LOC136229566 gene encoding putative disease resistance protein At3g14460 yields MEILSSSVNKLKHLRYLHVSNAKLRMLPKSITEICMVQILTLSNCSCEQLPLLGDLPCLRFLKISHMERVKCIGNESYECNSSRHELTLFPALESLSLSWMENLTAWCRPSHANKVVIFPCLENLSIQSCAKLTGFPMRDLSTLTKIEIKDCEELRFIFDEHKSFPSIITLSIIGCPKLTRLRNWLLFNMSCQEFRVRRCEWLKFIPEDLGMLSSLISLQIYCCKGLGFFSEEILCKLTQLRKLSIGAFSEKLDDFRYLNRIKDLGYLEELEIWGSDVFGRKMSVLPNQLQHLDSLQSLKIKGFTAMEALPEWLGDLQSLETISLNYCWQLQHQSTAAMIQRLFKLRRVYIYGCHTLEEHKSDWMEFSGITTPSILFP; encoded by the coding sequence ATGGAAattttgtcatcatcagttaaCAAGTTGAAACATCTCAGATATCTTCATGTTTCAAATGCAAAACTCAGAATGTTGCCTAAATCCATCACCGAGATCTGTATGGTTCAAATTTTGACTCTCTCGAATTGTAGCTGCGAACAACTACCACTCCTCGGAGATCTTCCTTGTCTTAGATTTCTTAAGATAAGTCATATGGAAAGAGTGAAGTGCATAGGTAATGAGTCATATGAATGCAATAGCAGTCGACATGAGTTGACGCTTTTTCCAGCGTTGGAATCATTGTCTCTAAGTTGGATGGAGAATTTAACGGCATGGTGTCGCCCATCTCATGCTAACAAGGTTGTTATATTTCCTTGCCTTGAAAATTTGTCCATTCAATCTTGTGCTAAATTGACGGGTTTTCCAATGAGAGATTTGTCGACCCTTACGAAGATAGAAATCAAAGATTGTGAGGAATTGAGGTTCATATTTGATGAACACAAGTCGTTCCCCTCTATTATAACTCTATCCATTATAGGATGTCCGAAATTGACTCGTCTGCGAAACTGGCTTCTATTCAACATGTCTTGCCAGGAATTCAGAGTAAGAAGATGTGAATGGCTGAAGTTCATTCCAGAAGATTTAGGGATGCTAAGCTCTTTAATCTCTTTACAGATATATTGCTGTAAAGGATTGGGATTTTTCTCGGAGGAGATATTATGCAAACTCACTCAACTGAGGAAATTAAGCATTGGTGCATTCTCAGAGAAGTTGGATGATTTCCGTTATTTGAATCGAATCAAAGACCTTGGATATCTTGAAGAGTTAGAAATATGGGGATCTGATGTTTTCGGTCGTAAAATGTCTGTTCTACCAAATCAACTTCAACACCTTGATAGCCTCCAGTCATTGAAGATAAAAGGGTTCACAGCAATGGAAGCATTGCCAGAGTGGTTGGGCGATCTTCAATCTCTTGAAACCATTTCTCTTAACTATTGTTGGCAGCTCCAACATCAATCAACAGCTGCAATGATACAACGGCTCTTCAAATTACGCCGTGTCTACATTTATGGCTGCCATACTCTTGAGGAACATAAATCCGACTGGATGGAGTTTTCAGGTATAACAACACCTAGCATCCTTTTTCCATAG